The sequence below is a genomic window from Chitinispirillales bacterium.
AACATTGTTAATCCTGGTTGCGTGACTAAAGGATTGGGTGCATTTGATATAATTTTAACGAACAATGGCTCCTCGTCATCGACGTTTACCGGGACGATTAGAGTACTCAAATATGAGCCGTAATTATGAGAGAAAAAAGGAGAATGTAAAAGAGACTGTACCAAAATTTGTGTAAATTTTCAAAACCATACAGTGTTTGAAAAATACAGGGATGCATTACTATCTATCTTTTAGTGAAAACTCTCGAATAATTAAATTAAAAGAAACAGAGAAAATGATACAGAAGAAAAAAATCTATGGGAGAAATTGTGGAACATTTTGAGATTATAAAATTTATTGCAAGTTTTAATAGCGTAGCGGCTGCGGTCGTTGTTATTTTTGCGATATGCGGAGGATTTGTTATTCTCGGCAAATTTTTAGGTTTGGACGTTTTTAAGCGATCGGATGTTTTTCGGGCATTTTGCGTTGCGGCGGTTGTCGCGCTTGCCGCCGAAGCGACGTTTTTCAATTTTCAATATTATTTGAAATTTTTTGCCGGTCCGGAACTTTACACTATGGATGTTGCGAAAGATAATCCAAATGTTTGGCGAACTTCCGACAAAACTTTGGCTGAAATATCAAATACGGACAGAGCGTTTGAGGTAACGTTTAAAAACCTTGACAGAAAAATTACTTCTTTATATACCGATTTGAATTACATTAATTCGGATATGGCGCAAATAACAGTCAAATGGTCGGACAAAGAAGGTTCCCATGAATTTAAGAAAATATTTTACAAAGGTTTGCCGTATGATAATTATACGCCGTTTCAGTCTCTTGGAAATGTATCGCGGCTTTCGATAGCGTTCAACGGATCCGTCAGTATCGCACAAATCGCTATAAATAAACAGATACCGTTTTATTTCAGCGGTCTTCGGCTTCTCGTCTTTTCGTTTTTACTGTTTGCGGCTTTTATGTTAATAAACAAAAATCTTCGCGTAAAAACGGCTTATTATTTATTTAGTCTCAAGTTTAATCCTTCCGATTTAAAACAAAATTTGATTTATGCGTTTTTTGTCGTTTTGTTGATAATCTTTTCATGGATATGTCTTTATACCACGACATTTACAAAATCGGCATTAGGGCATCCTCCCCATCAGAAGTACAACAAATATTTGGTCGATGCGTTTCTAAAAGGAAGAACATGGCTTGATTACGGCGATCCGAAGAAATTGCTTGAAGCGGAGGATATATACAATAATCAATGGCGAGCCGCTAATTTACAAGTGAATGTCGATTGGATGTGGGATTGGGAGTGGTATAAAGGAAAATATTATTCATATAACGGTCCTGTTCCTGCAGCGATTCTTTATGTTCCGTACAAAATGATTACAGGAAATTATTTGTCAAATCATGCGGGAATATTTCTGTTTTCAGCCGCGGCTATTATTTTATTGGCGATGCTTTGGCGGTTTTGCGTAAAAAAATACATGCCGGATTCTAAATTTTCTTTTTACTTGATTTCGTTTTTAACGCTGTTTTTTGCGAGCGGATTATTTTCGGTTTTGAATTTTCCGCGTTTTTATTCAATAGTTCAGGCGGCGGGGTTTATGTTTATCACAGCCGGAATCTTGTTATTGCTTAAATCGGTTGACGGCGAAAAAATAAAATATTTCAAATTGTTTTTTGCATGTCTGTGTCTTGCGCTGGTTGTCGGCTGTCGTCCGAATTTAGTTTTCGTATCGCTTCTTGTTCCGGTTGTTTTGTGGAGATACAAATCGTGGAAATTGTTTGCGTTTATTATGATTCCGTATATGATGGTCGCAATTCCGTTGTGTATGTATAATTATGCGCGTTTTGACTCTATTTTTCAATTCGGGCAAAAATATTGCTTAACCAATACTAACCTGACGGCAACCGGTTTATTAAATCCGATAGGTTTATTTTTCAGATGGCTTGTGTCTTTTATAATCAATATTTTCGGCACAAATCAATATTCGTTGATTTTCCCTTACGTCGAAACGTTCCCGCGAACTTCCGGCGATACCATACTGGGATTTCTGTTGCCCGGCGAAGCGTACTCCGGAATAATCAATTTTCCGATAGTATTTTGTTTGTTTTATCTTTTCAAAAACAAAATTAAGGAATTTAATATGTTATCGGCGTTTTTAATCATTGCCGCAAGCATAATCGCCGTCAGTTCGTTTACTCAATTGAACGGATATTCTGTAAGATATGTTTTGGATTTTGCCGCTTTTATAATTTTACCGTCTCTATTTTGCGCTTATTATTGGACAAGCGACACAAAAAGCGCACTGTCCGAAAATGTACGTTTGAAGGTAGTATATGTCGCGCTTTCGATAAGCGTATTTGTCGGTTTATGCCTTTTTGTGACAGGCGGATTAAACCATACGCAACTTCGCGATCCGGCGTTATACCGTTATCTTGAGTATTCGCTTAGTATTATAAGGCGGTTCTAAAGTTTACCGCCATTAGCCGCATTAGAAATAGTATTTCACATATGTTTTTATGTTTAACTAATCTTGAACATGTTTCTTATATAAGTTCCCGTTTTAGTATTTCTTGACATGGCGTAAAGGGATTTATTATATTTACGTAATCCTTTCGGGAGAATCTTGTTAAAATCAAGAGCGGTTGCGTTTTTGCGACGGTAAAGCCCAAACCGGAAAACCTGATTGGACGCAAAGCGTCATAAGACGTTTTGCAACAATGTTTTGAGGTAGAACTATGTCATCTTTACAAAAATTAAACCTGCGTTTCGGCGTGATTACGTTGATGATTTTTTTGGCGGCTATAAGCAGGATTATACCGCATCCGCATAACTTTGCGCCAATCGGCGGCATGGCTCTTTTTGGGGCGGCTTATTTCACAAAACATCGCTGGGCGTTCATCATTCCAATTATATCTATGTGGATAAGCGATTTGGCGTTGAACAATGTCGTTTACGGGCGGTATTTTGACGGTTTTGTCTGGTTTTACGCAGGTTCGTTTTTTACTTACGCAGCTTTTGCGCTCATAGTAGTGTTTGGTGTGTTTACACTTAAAAAAGTGCGTACGCCGAACATTATTGTTTCGGCTTTGGGGGCTTCGGTAATATTTTTTATCGTATCAAATTTCGGCGTTTGGTTTTCGGGAACTATGTATCCAAAAGATTTAGGCGGATTGTTAACATGTTTTGCGGCGGGAATACCGTTTTTCGGCAATACGGTTTTTGGCGATTTGGTTTACAGTGCGATATTGTTCGGATTGTTTGAATTAAGTACGCGCCGTTTTCCGCAGTTACGGTCGCAGCCTGTCATAAAGCAATGAATGAACGGCTATATTCAGGTATATACCGGTAACGGAAAAGGCAAAACGACTGCGGCTTTAGGGGCGGCGTTGCGCGCCGTTGGAGCTGGTATGAAGGTGTTTATAGCGCAATTTGTCAAGGGGCGTGAATACTGCGAAATATTTGCAGCTCGTAACTTCCTGCCTGCCGTAACGATTAAGCAATACGGATTGGACTTCTTTATAACACACGTTCCGACGCAAGCCGATGTTGATATTGCCGTTAAGGGATTAAAAGAAATATCAAAAATTATATTATCTAACGAATACGATATGGTTATATTGGACGAAGCGAATATAGCCGTTTACTATAATCTTTTTACTTCGACACAACTCATATCCATATTGAAAAACAAACCCGAAACGCTTGAAATAATCATTACCGGACGCTACGCTTGTCCCGAAATATTAGAAATTGCGGACTTGGTAACCGAGATGAAAGAAGTGAAGCATTATTATACGCAAGGCGTTAAGGCGCGTAAAGGAATAGAGTGTTAACTATGGAATATTCGCTGAGCGGCATTACGGCGGAAATCGATGTCGATAAATATATCCTAAATTATCACACCCCTGACGCTTTTATAGAATATTGCAAACAATGTAATCGTTACGGCGCTTGCTGGGCGTGTCCGCCTTTTGATTTTGATGTGGACGTGTATTTGAGGAATTACAAAAGCGTGCGCATAATTGGAACAAAAATAACTTTAAGCGATGCGCTTATTAACGAGTGTGCGGAATTAGAGCGATGCAAAAATGTTTCATATAGAATTATCGGGGAAGTAAGGCGTGATTTGGATAATAAATTACTTGCTCTTGAGCGGCGGTATCCGAACAGCCGCGCTTTTTTTGCCGGAAGTTGTCGGTTTTGCAAGCGGGAAAAATGTATGCGTATTTCCAAAAAGCCGTGTTTATATCCCGATAAAATTCGTCCGTCGCTTGAGTCTTTAGGTTTTGACGTAGCTAAAACATCGTTACAGTTATTAAAGTGCGAGCTAAAATGGGGAAGTAAAGAGCGTCTGCCGGAGTATTTTGTTTTGGTAAGCGGATTTTTTATGAATAATCTGACCGGTAGATCGTCCTAAAAATCCATAACGTCGTTATACAATTCTTCTAATCTTTTTCGCAAAAACTTTATAGCGTAATGCTTGCGCGAAAGAACAGTATTAATCGGAGTCTTAGTTTCCTGTGAAACCTCTTTTACGGAAAAATCCAGTAATTCGGTCAATTCAAAAACTTCACGTTGTTCCTTTGGCAGTTCGGCGATAGCCGCCTGTATCTCTTCAAGAATCACGGCGCGAAGCATTTCAGTCTCGGGGGTTGCTTCTTCACCATAGATAAAATCCGCGATCTCTTCAAAAATGTATTCATCGTCTTCGCTGTAATATACAGGAAACGATACTTCTTTCTTTTTTCTTTGTCGGTCGATTATTTTGTTGCTTGCGGCTCGATACAGCCAAGCCGCGGCATTGTCTATCGGATTGACCTCGTCGTCTGCCTGCATAAAATTGAAAAACACCTCCAACAAGATGTCCTGCGCATCTTCAAAACTATCGACACGCCGACGAATGAAGTTCAAAAGCCGCTCTTTTGTATCCGAAAAAACTTGCGCCGCGGTTTTCTTAGACACTTATCTTACCTGTTTTTTTCACTTTGGGCAAAGAAATACGTGCCGAGCATAAGACAAACGACCGTCAACAAAAGTATCGCGGCAAAATTTACCATCGGATTAAACATTACCACACTGTAATACTCAGGACTTCCTCTGTAAACCACCGCCCGCACAAGGTCTATGCAGTATGTCATCGGCATAAGTCTGTTCAAAATCAAAAGCGCCCCCGACGAATTATTAATCGGTATAACCGCTCCCGACAAAAACATCTGCGGCATAGTTATAAGCATAACGGCGAAATTAGCCGTTCTCTTGCTTTTTACAAGCCCGATTACAAGCATCGACATCGCTCCGCCGCAAAGACATATAAGCGGAGACAGTACAAGAATAAGCGCTAACTTTTCCAAAGGT
It includes:
- a CDS encoding sigma-70 family RNA polymerase sigma factor: MSKKTAAQVFSDTKERLLNFIRRRVDSFEDAQDILLEVFFNFMQADDEVNPIDNAAAWLYRAASNKIIDRQRKKKEVSFPVYYSEDDEYIFEEIADFIYGEEATPETEMLRAVILEEIQAAIAELPKEQREVFELTELLDFSVKEVSQETKTPINTVLSRKHYAIKFLRKRLEELYNDVMDF
- a CDS encoding DUF2284 domain-containing protein, with protein sequence MEYSLSGITAEIDVDKYILNYHTPDAFIEYCKQCNRYGACWACPPFDFDVDVYLRNYKSVRIIGTKITLSDALINECAELERCKNVSYRIIGEVRRDLDNKLLALERRYPNSRAFFAGSCRFCKREKCMRISKKPCLYPDKIRPSLESLGFDVAKTSLQLLKCELKWGSKERLPEYFVLVSGFFMNNLTGRSS
- a CDS encoding cob(I)yrinic acid a,c-diamide adenosyltransferase; the encoded protein is MNGYIQVYTGNGKGKTTAALGAALRAVGAGMKVFIAQFVKGREYCEIFAARNFLPAVTIKQYGLDFFITHVPTQADVDIAVKGLKEISKIILSNEYDMVILDEANIAVYYNLFTSTQLISILKNKPETLEIIITGRYACPEILEIADLVTEMKEVKHYYTQGVKARKGIEC